A genome region from Acipenser ruthenus chromosome 29, fAciRut3.2 maternal haplotype, whole genome shotgun sequence includes the following:
- the LOC117430677 gene encoding synaptotagmin-2-like isoform X2, which yields MTWGLFKKKPEPIVGPKPNSTVTMPPPVMSTVADNSTEVEGPNGKKKDIFEDIRSKFINEIDKIPLPPWAIIAIAVVAGLLLLTCCFCICKKCCCKKKKNKKNKKDKGALNMKNMKGGDQDDDDDDAETGLTEEDEKEEEKEPEKLGKLQFSLDYDFQDNKLNVGIIQAADLISMDTGGTSDPYVKVYILPDKKKKFDTKVHKKTLNPTFNETFTFKVPYEELGGKTLVMAIYDFDRFSKHDIIGEVKVPMNTVDLGKPIEEWRDLESVEKEEPEKLGDICISLRYVPTAGKLTVCILEAKNLKKMDVGGLSDPYVKIHLLANGKRLKKKKTTVKKNTLNPYYNESFSFEIPLEQIQKIQVVVTVLDYDKIGKNDAIGKILIGINSRHFSDMLANPRRPIAQWHPLQPEEEIDAELAKKK from the exons ATGACGTGGGGCTTGTTCAAGAAGAAGCCAGAGCCCATAGTGGGCCCcaaaccaaacagcacagtgaccatGCCCCCTCCGGTCATGTCTACTGTGGCTGACAACTCGACTGAAGTGGAAGGACCTAACGGTAAGAAGAAAGACATCTTCGAGGATATCAGGAGCAAGTTCATCAACGAGATCGACAAGATTCCTT TGCCACCCTGGGCTATCATTGCCATTGCCGTGGTTGCTGGCCTTCTGCTCCTCACCTGCTGCTTCTGCATCTGCAAGAAGTGCTGctgcaagaagaagaagaacaagaaaAATAAGAAGGACAAAGGTGCCCTCAACATGAAGAACATGAAAGGAGGGGATCAG gacgatgatgatgacgatgcaGAGACGGGACTGACTGAAGAGgatgagaaggaggaggagaaagagccGGAGAAGCTGGGCAAGCTGCAGTTCTCACTCGATTATGACTTTCAGGACAACAAG CTGAATGTCGGGATTATCCAGGCAGCTGACCTCATCTCCATGGACACAGGGGGCACGTCTGATCCCTACGTGAAGGTCTACATCCTGCCAGACAAGAAGAAGAAGTTTGACACCAAGGTCCACAAAAAGACACTGAACCCTACCTTCAACGAGACCTTCACGTTCAAG GTCCCCTACGAGGAACTGGGAGGAAAGACCCTGGTGATGGCGATCTACGACTTTGACCGCTTCTCAAAGCATGACATCATCGGAGAGGTGAAGGTGCCCATGAACACAGTGGATCTGGGAAAGCCCATTGAGGAGTGGAGAGACCTGGAGAGTGTGGAGAAAGAGGAG CCTGAGAAGCTGGGAGATATCTGCATCTCTCTGCGTTACGTTCCCACGGCAGGGAAGCTCACTGTCTGCATCCTGGAAGCCAAGAACCTGAAGAAGATGGATGTGGGTGGGCTCTCAG ATCCCTATGTGAAAATCCACCTCCTAGCGAACGGTAAGAgactgaagaagaagaagacgacggTGAAGAAGAACACGCTGAATCCCTACTACAACGAGTCCTTCAGCTTCGAGATCCCCCTGGAGCAAATACAG AAAATCCAAGTGGTGGTCACAGTGCTGGATTATGATAAGATTGGCAAAAACGATGCCATCGGCAAGATCTTAATAGGCATTAATTCCAGGCACTTTTCCGACATGTTGGCAAACCCGCGTCGACCCATCGCACAGTGGCACCCGCTCCAACCTGAGGAAGAGATAGACGCAGAACTGgcaaaaaagaagtaa
- the LOC117430677 gene encoding synaptotagmin-2-like isoform X1 has product MTWGLFKKKPEPIVGPKPNSTVTMPPPVMSTVADNSTEVEGPNGKKKDIFEDIRSKFINEIDKIPLPPWAIIAIAVVAGLLLLTCCFCICKKCCCKKKKNKKNKKDKGALNMKNMKGGDQNKQDDDDDDAETGLTEEDEKEEEKEPEKLGKLQFSLDYDFQDNKLNVGIIQAADLISMDTGGTSDPYVKVYILPDKKKKFDTKVHKKTLNPTFNETFTFKVPYEELGGKTLVMAIYDFDRFSKHDIIGEVKVPMNTVDLGKPIEEWRDLESVEKEEPEKLGDICISLRYVPTAGKLTVCILEAKNLKKMDVGGLSDPYVKIHLLANGKRLKKKKTTVKKNTLNPYYNESFSFEIPLEQIQKIQVVVTVLDYDKIGKNDAIGKILIGINSRHFSDMLANPRRPIAQWHPLQPEEEIDAELAKKK; this is encoded by the exons ATGACGTGGGGCTTGTTCAAGAAGAAGCCAGAGCCCATAGTGGGCCCcaaaccaaacagcacagtgaccatGCCCCCTCCGGTCATGTCTACTGTGGCTGACAACTCGACTGAAGTGGAAGGACCTAACGGTAAGAAGAAAGACATCTTCGAGGATATCAGGAGCAAGTTCATCAACGAGATCGACAAGATTCCTT TGCCACCCTGGGCTATCATTGCCATTGCCGTGGTTGCTGGCCTTCTGCTCCTCACCTGCTGCTTCTGCATCTGCAAGAAGTGCTGctgcaagaagaagaagaacaagaaaAATAAGAAGGACAAAGGTGCCCTCAACATGAAGAACATGAAAGGAGGGGATCAG AACAAACAGgacgatgatgatgacgatgcaGAGACGGGACTGACTGAAGAGgatgagaaggaggaggagaaagagccGGAGAAGCTGGGCAAGCTGCAGTTCTCACTCGATTATGACTTTCAGGACAACAAG CTGAATGTCGGGATTATCCAGGCAGCTGACCTCATCTCCATGGACACAGGGGGCACGTCTGATCCCTACGTGAAGGTCTACATCCTGCCAGACAAGAAGAAGAAGTTTGACACCAAGGTCCACAAAAAGACACTGAACCCTACCTTCAACGAGACCTTCACGTTCAAG GTCCCCTACGAGGAACTGGGAGGAAAGACCCTGGTGATGGCGATCTACGACTTTGACCGCTTCTCAAAGCATGACATCATCGGAGAGGTGAAGGTGCCCATGAACACAGTGGATCTGGGAAAGCCCATTGAGGAGTGGAGAGACCTGGAGAGTGTGGAGAAAGAGGAG CCTGAGAAGCTGGGAGATATCTGCATCTCTCTGCGTTACGTTCCCACGGCAGGGAAGCTCACTGTCTGCATCCTGGAAGCCAAGAACCTGAAGAAGATGGATGTGGGTGGGCTCTCAG ATCCCTATGTGAAAATCCACCTCCTAGCGAACGGTAAGAgactgaagaagaagaagacgacggTGAAGAAGAACACGCTGAATCCCTACTACAACGAGTCCTTCAGCTTCGAGATCCCCCTGGAGCAAATACAG AAAATCCAAGTGGTGGTCACAGTGCTGGATTATGATAAGATTGGCAAAAACGATGCCATCGGCAAGATCTTAATAGGCATTAATTCCAGGCACTTTTCCGACATGTTGGCAAACCCGCGTCGACCCATCGCACAGTGGCACCCGCTCCAACCTGAGGAAGAGATAGACGCAGAACTGgcaaaaaagaagtaa